One Fuerstiella marisgermanici DNA window includes the following coding sequences:
- the rpsO gene encoding 30S ribosomal protein S15 translates to MPIARDVKQQLRKEFGQSDNDTGSPQIQIACLTHQINVLTEHLRDNQKDHSSRRGLLRMVSRRRRLLDYLKHNVPDQYLEMLSRLSIRK, encoded by the coding sequence ATGCCAATTGCACGAGACGTGAAGCAACAGCTTCGCAAAGAGTTTGGACAAAGTGACAACGACACCGGTTCACCTCAGATCCAAATTGCCTGCCTGACTCACCAAATCAATGTATTGACGGAGCATCTGCGAGACAATCAGAAGGACCATTCTTCTCGTCGCGGTTTGCTTCGGATGGTCAGTCGGCGGCGTAGACTGTTGGACTATCTAAAACACAATGTACCGGATCAGTATTTGGAAATGTTGAGTCGTTTAAGTATTCGAAAGTAA
- a CDS encoding sulfatase: MLFNIRLSVLVALLLAFNPIGVQRASRVSAAETTAPSRPNVVFFFIDDLGWADVGYQGSDFYRTPNIDALAASGLVFTDAYANAPNCAPSRACLLSGQYSPRHGIYTVGDPRRGNDRFRKLEPVENDTVLDDRFVTWAEVLGANNYTLASMGKWHLGADPTKQGFDINIAGREWGSPSGGGYHSPYKYPNLDQPAKGEYLTDRLTDEAIRFIDTNHDKPFALYLTHYAVHTPIQAKADVAARYSALPAGTHQKNAKYAAMVESVDDSVGRVIAKLNELKIADNTVVVFYSDNGGFGGATSNHPLRGAKGMLYEGGIREPLIIRWPGVTKPGSRCDEPVIGVDLYPTFAEMTSSKIADNYELDGLSLVPLLQDPTASLSRDAIFWHFPCYLQGRGDPAGGPFRTTPAAAIRMGDWKLIEWFETGRLELYNLAQDIGESKDLSQSNPAKRDALHARMKQWRSKVSASVPTTPNPKYDPNAKPKRGRQQK; encoded by the coding sequence ATGCTATTCAACATTCGATTGTCGGTGCTTGTTGCACTCCTGTTGGCATTCAACCCCATCGGCGTGCAGCGTGCGAGTCGCGTGTCTGCTGCCGAAACGACGGCGCCATCACGTCCGAACGTTGTGTTCTTCTTCATCGACGACCTGGGCTGGGCGGACGTCGGGTATCAAGGTTCTGACTTCTATCGGACACCAAACATTGATGCGCTGGCCGCTAGTGGATTGGTCTTCACCGACGCCTATGCGAATGCTCCCAACTGTGCGCCCAGTCGAGCATGTTTGTTGAGTGGTCAGTATTCGCCGCGTCATGGCATCTACACGGTCGGCGATCCTCGACGCGGTAACGATCGGTTTCGCAAGCTTGAGCCCGTCGAAAACGACACGGTATTGGACGACCGATTTGTCACGTGGGCTGAGGTGCTCGGAGCAAACAACTACACGCTGGCCAGCATGGGAAAGTGGCACTTGGGAGCGGACCCAACAAAACAGGGCTTCGATATCAACATCGCCGGTCGCGAATGGGGCAGTCCCAGCGGAGGCGGGTACCACAGTCCTTACAAATACCCGAACCTTGATCAACCTGCGAAAGGAGAATACCTCACCGATCGCCTGACCGACGAGGCTATCAGATTCATCGATACCAATCACGACAAACCATTCGCGCTGTATCTCACTCACTACGCCGTGCACACCCCAATCCAGGCGAAGGCTGACGTTGCCGCCAGGTACTCGGCCCTGCCTGCCGGCACTCACCAGAAGAATGCAAAATACGCAGCGATGGTCGAAAGTGTGGATGACAGTGTTGGACGAGTGATCGCGAAACTCAACGAACTGAAAATCGCCGACAACACGGTGGTCGTCTTCTATTCAGACAACGGCGGCTTTGGCGGAGCGACATCCAATCATCCGCTGCGAGGAGCCAAGGGCATGCTGTATGAAGGCGGAATTCGTGAGCCACTCATCATCCGCTGGCCGGGTGTGACAAAGCCGGGCAGCCGCTGTGACGAACCCGTCATCGGCGTAGATTTGTATCCCACCTTCGCCGAAATGACGTCGTCGAAAATCGCCGACAACTACGAGTTGGATGGCTTAAGCCTTGTCCCGTTGCTGCAAGATCCGACGGCATCGTTGTCGCGGGACGCTATTTTCTGGCACTTCCCCTGCTACCTGCAGGGGCGAGGCGACCCAGCCGGTGGCCCTTTCCGGACAACTCCAGCCGCCGCGATCCGAATGGGTGACTGGAAGCTGATCGAATGGTTCGAAACCGGCCGTCTGGAACTCTACAACCTGGCTCAGGATATCGGCGAGTCGAAAGATTTGAGTCAATCGAATCCTGCTAAGCGAGACGCCTTGCACGCTCGCATGAAGCAATGGCGGTCGAAGGTATCCGCCTCGGTCCCGACCACCCCGAATCCAAAGTACGATCCGAACGCTAAACCGAAACGCGGTCGACAACAAAAATGA
- a CDS encoding FHA domain-containing protein translates to MYNVELHVVGGKHAGQVIPLDRKKFLIGRETDCQLRPNSELVSRHHCVFTVDDFSARLRDLGSTNGTMVNGERIRKEVVLQPGDKVIVGSLEFRVVVKEGEGVKDDNSDVTGNLSAVSEETVVAGADTLTEMQPIQTPNTEMPAQQPAPEQTIAPDAQASAAPAPAQPVEAVPQMPGGNVGGDTTVIAQQPMMMPGQVPYQPMMQQPMGYPQMYGGYPYAGMPGQMPMYPQQQPYRGQQMPGYPDQQQPQQVAEQPQPAAETTAVSLPDPSETGAKPPEPKPAAAEGESAAPINPAAAIIQQHRNRRPGG, encoded by the coding sequence ATGTATAACGTCGAACTTCATGTTGTGGGTGGCAAACATGCAGGTCAGGTGATCCCTCTGGACAGAAAGAAATTTCTGATCGGACGTGAGACCGATTGCCAGCTACGTCCCAACAGTGAATTGGTGAGTCGGCATCATTGCGTCTTCACCGTCGACGATTTTTCAGCTCGATTGCGAGATCTCGGCAGCACCAACGGCACGATGGTGAACGGCGAGCGAATCCGCAAAGAAGTGGTGCTTCAGCCTGGCGACAAAGTCATTGTCGGTAGCCTTGAATTTCGCGTCGTAGTGAAGGAAGGCGAAGGCGTTAAGGACGACAACAGCGACGTGACGGGTAACCTGTCAGCAGTATCAGAAGAGACCGTGGTTGCAGGAGCGGACACGCTGACCGAGATGCAGCCTATTCAGACACCAAACACAGAAATGCCGGCCCAACAACCCGCGCCGGAACAGACGATCGCTCCGGATGCCCAGGCGTCCGCTGCTCCCGCGCCGGCTCAACCTGTTGAAGCGGTGCCGCAAATGCCAGGCGGAAACGTGGGTGGCGACACAACTGTGATCGCTCAACAGCCGATGATGATGCCCGGCCAGGTGCCGTATCAGCCGATGATGCAGCAGCCGATGGGATATCCTCAGATGTACGGCGGATACCCTTACGCTGGCATGCCCGGTCAGATGCCGATGTATCCTCAACAACAGCCATATCGCGGTCAGCAGATGCCCGGATATCCCGATCAGCAACAACCGCAACAGGTTGCGGAGCAGCCTCAGCCGGCCGCAGAAACAACTGCCGTTTCTTTGCCGGATCCATCTGAGACAGGAGCCAAGCCACCGGAACCAAAGCCAGCAGCGGCTGAAGGAGAAAGTGCAGCGCCGATCAACCCGGCCGCAGCCATTATTCAGCAGCACCGTAATCGCCGCCCAGGAGGGTAG